One Nicotiana sylvestris chromosome 12, ASM39365v2, whole genome shotgun sequence genomic window carries:
- the LOC138883692 gene encoding uncharacterized protein — protein sequence MHDFIMAEDSELWDVIGDGPYVPTKVLEELPFSMPKTRKEYSDADRKVVEKNFHAKKILVCGIGPDEYNRITACDTAKEIREALQTAREGTTQVKQSKFDMLTIEYELFRMKDDESIQDMHTRFTSIINELHSLGETIPRNKLVRKILSILPSPWESKVNVITEAKDLQELTIDELIGNLKT from the coding sequence atgcatgattttatcatggctgaggattctGAGTTATGGGATGTCATAGGTGATGGTCCTTACGTCCCAACAAAGGTACTTGAAGAACTTCCATTCTCAATGCCAAAAACTAGAAAAGAATACTCCGATGCAGATAGGAAAGTTGTGGAGAAGAATTTTCATGCCAAGAAGATTTTGGtatgtggaataggacctgaTGAATACAATAGAATCACTGCTTGTGATACTGCTAAGGAGATACGGGAAGCATTGCAAACAGCTCGTGAGGGAACTACTCAAGTAAAACAATCTAAGTTTGATATGCTCACTATCGAGTATGAACTCTTTAGGATGAAggacgatgaatctattcaagatatgcacacaagattcacctccatcataaatgagttacactcacttggtgaaaccattcccaggaacaagctagtgaggaaaatTCTCAGTATCCTGCCTAGTccttgggaaagcaaggtgaatgttattactgaagcaaaggatctgcaggagctgaccatagatgagctgattggaaatctgaagacctaa
- the LOC138883691 gene encoding uncharacterized protein — MKRKIDSERREPKKEKNLVLKVDSNDSSEEDSDMAYLTKRFQKMVRRNGGMLKRGSSSKSKNYDLCHKCGRPGHFIKDFPLLKQEFPSTILRKHPRGASSMMVVESEKNEYDSTFALMAQSDDDEDDHNNEDALTLELGEAEQTRDDLVVCVVDLKETICELEKEKNVLTKKIANIENERDNLVVVVVDHKVTIDNFSKEKEPLVKRVTEIEEERDDLLVVVADLRETIEGLGTESKLGNTGKGKEVASEEHIRLENELKAVRTSGENRQGIGLQREKTLYNPHIKYVTAPDNWLCTHCGNNGHFKEKFQARVQSIQKNKVFAEKGTVKGSSQQWFMDSGCSKHMTGNTMDFLSLKALQGGSVSFGNGKKSLLSVSQICDKGNKVEFLFKICTVTNLVTGDVVLVAKRYKNIYVADFKSLQSGDLSCLKAVDDDAELWHIRLGHTSFSLLNKLIQKDLVHGLPMSNFKVQKVCDVVLKESM; from the exons atgaagaggaaaatagacagtgaaagaagagaaccaaagaaagaaaagaacttggtTCTAAAAGTtgatagcaatgactcaagtgaggaagacagtgacatggcttacttaaccaaaaggttTCAGAAGATGGTTAGAAGAAATGGAGGAATGCTGAAAAGGGGCAGCTCTAGCAAATCAAAGAACTATGATCTCTGCCATAAGTGTGGAAGGCCTGGGCACTTCATCAAAGATTTCCCTCTCTTGAAGCAAGAGTTTCCAAGTACAATCTTGAGAAAGCATCCAAGAGGAGCCAG CTCCATGATGGTAGTTGAAAGTGAGAAAAATGAATATGATTCAACCtttgctttgatggcccaatcagatgatgatgaagatgatcacaacaatgag GATGCCTTGACCTTAGAACTAGGGGAAGCTGAACAAACCAGAGATGATTTGGTAGTGTGTGTAGTTGATCTGAAGGAAACCATTTGTGaactagaaaaagaaaaaaatgtctTAACCAAAAAAATTGCCAATATAGAGAATGAAAGAGATAACTTAGTGGTTGTAGTTGTTGATCATAAGGTAACCATTGATAATTTCAGTAAAGAAAAGGAGCCCTTAGTGAAAAGAGTGACTGAGATTGAGGAAGAAAGAGATGATCTCTTGGTAGTAGTTGCAGACCTGAGGGAAACAATAGAGGGACTAGGAACTGAATCTAAATTAGGAAATaccggaaaaggaaaagaggtagCTAGTGAGGAACATATAAGGCTTGAAAACGAGTTGAAAGCTGTGAGAACTAG TGGTGAAAACAGGCAGGGGATAGGGctccaaagggagaaaaccctTTACAACCCCCATATTAAGTATGTGACTGCACCAGATAATTGGttgtgtacccactgtgggaacaatgggcatttcAAGGAAAAATTCCAAGCCAGGGTCCAGTCCATTCAGAAAAATAAAGTGTTTGCTGAAAAA ggaacagtgaaaggaagcagtcaacaatggttcatggatagtggatgttcaaagcatatgactgggaACACtatggactttctttcactaaaagccctgcaaggagggagtgtatcctttggcaatgggaaaaagag tctcttgagtgtctctcagatctgtgataaaggaaacaaggtggagttCTTGTTCAAGATATGTACAGTCACTAATCTGGTAACTGGTGATgtggtacttgtggccaagagatacaagaacatctatgttgctgatttcaagtccttacaaagtggtgatctgagttgtctgaaggctgttgatgatgatgctgaactctGGCATATAAGATTGGGGCacacaagcttctctcttctgaacaaactaattcagaaggacctggtccatggtctgcccaTGTCAAATTTCAAAGTTCAGAAAGTTTGTGATGTTGTGCTAAAGGAAAgcatgtga